From a single Nocardioides panacis genomic region:
- a CDS encoding 5-(carboxyamino)imidazole ribonucleotide synthase — MMAQAAIALGVPIRLLAEGPDVSAAQVVRDPLVGDYRDLATLRTVAEGCSVVTFDHEHVPTEHLHTLTEEGHACRPGPDALVHAQDKSVMRARLDALGVPSPRHRVVADTAEAVAFAASVGGFPVVLKTTRGGYDGKGVWVVSSEDDCADAFAVAESTGVQILAEEKVDFRRELSALVARSPSGQVAAYPVVESVQRDGVCWEVTAPAPDLDETLAVEAQRIAMRVAGELDVTGILAVEMFETTDGRVLVNELAMRPHNTGHWSMDGAVTGQFENHLRAVLDLPLGSPAPRAPWTVMVNILGGDHGAVSENLYGGYPHAFARDPGLKVHLYGKDVKPGRKVGHVTAYGDDLDDVRERARHAAAWFRGDLGMESA; from the coding sequence ATGATGGCGCAGGCCGCCATCGCCCTCGGCGTCCCCATCCGGCTGCTCGCCGAGGGCCCCGACGTCTCCGCCGCGCAGGTCGTGCGCGACCCGCTGGTCGGCGACTACCGCGACCTCGCCACGCTCCGCACCGTCGCGGAGGGCTGCTCGGTGGTCACCTTCGACCACGAGCACGTGCCCACCGAGCACCTGCACACGCTCACCGAGGAGGGGCACGCCTGCCGGCCCGGCCCCGACGCCCTGGTGCACGCCCAGGACAAGTCCGTGATGCGGGCCCGGCTGGACGCCCTCGGCGTGCCCAGCCCGCGGCACCGGGTGGTCGCCGACACCGCGGAGGCGGTCGCCTTCGCCGCCTCGGTGGGCGGCTTCCCCGTCGTGCTCAAGACCACCCGCGGCGGCTACGACGGCAAGGGCGTCTGGGTGGTCTCCTCCGAGGACGACTGCGCCGACGCGTTCGCGGTCGCCGAGTCCACGGGGGTGCAGATCCTCGCCGAGGAAAAGGTCGACTTCCGGCGCGAGCTGTCCGCGCTGGTGGCCCGCTCGCCCTCCGGCCAGGTCGCGGCCTACCCCGTCGTGGAGTCGGTGCAGCGCGACGGCGTCTGCTGGGAGGTCACCGCCCCCGCGCCCGACCTCGACGAGACCCTCGCCGTCGAGGCGCAGCGGATCGCGATGCGTGTGGCCGGCGAGCTCGATGTCACCGGCATCCTCGCGGTGGAGATGTTCGAGACCACCGACGGACGGGTGCTGGTCAACGAGCTCGCGATGCGCCCGCACAACACCGGGCACTGGAGCATGGACGGGGCGGTCACCGGGCAGTTCGAGAACCACCTGCGCGCGGTCCTCGACCTGCCGCTCGGCTCGCCGGCTCCCCGCGCGCCCTGGACGGTGATGGTGAACATCCTCGGCGGCGACCACGGCGCGGTCTCGGAGAACCTGTACGGCGGCTACCCGCACGCCTTCGCGCGCGACCCGGGCCTCAAGGTGCACCTGTACGGCAAGGACGTGAAGCCCGGCCGCAAGGTCGGCCACGTCACGGCCTACGGCGACGACCTGGACGACGTGCGCGAGCGGGCGAGGCACGCGGCCGCGTGGTTCCGCGGCGACCTAGGGATGGAGAGCGCATGA